One Panicum virgatum strain AP13 chromosome 3N, P.virgatum_v5, whole genome shotgun sequence DNA segment encodes these proteins:
- the LOC120666658 gene encoding AP-2 complex subunit sigma-like: MIRFILLQNRQGKTRLAKYYVPLEDSEKHKVEYEVHRLVVNRDPNFTNFVEFRTHKVIYRRYAGLFFSICMDITDNELAYLECIHLFVEILDHFFSNVCELDLVFNFHKVYLILDEFILAGELQETSKRFCLFWVSLSPPLGHPPTPPPAPSPLLIAPLPSPPPGHPPVPPPAPSPSLVAPLPSPPPAHLSVPPTAPAAARPVQTEARTSVKALFRVVLRCWSSPLAGRHGCRSVPLDGPRGR; this comes from the exons ATG ATCCGGTTCATCCTGCTGCAAAACCGGCAGGGGAAGACGCGGCTGGCCAAGTACTACGTCCCGCTCGAGGACTCGGAGAAGCACAAGGTCGAGTACGAG GTGCATCGGCTCGTGGTCAACCGGGACCCCAACTTCACCAACTTCGTCGAG TTCCGTACACACAAAGTCATCTACAGGAGATATGCAGGTCTTTTTTTCTCAATCTGCATGGATATCACTGACAATGAGTTGGCATATTTGGAATGTATCCATTTGTTTGTCGAGATATTGGACCATTTCTTCAGCAATGTTTGTGAACTTGATTTAGTATTTAACTTCCACAAG GTCTACTTGATATTGGATGAGTTTATTCTTGCTGGAGAGCTTcaagaaacaagcaaaagg TTTTGTTTGTTCTGGGTCAGCCTGTCACCGCCGCTCGGCCACCCAcccacgcctcctcctgctccttccccgCTGCTCATCGCTCCcttgccgtcaccgccgcccggccacccgcccgtgcctcctcctgctccttccccaTCGCTCGTCGCTCCCTTGCCGTCACCTCCGCCCGCCCACCTGTCCGTGCCTCCTACTGCTCCAGCGGCTGCGCGGCCTGTCCAGACAGAGGCCCGCACATCTGTTAAAGCACTATTTAGGGTGGTGCTGCGCTGCTGGAGCTCGCCGCTGGCGGGCCGCCACGGCTGCCGGAGCGTGCCTCTGgacggcccgcgcggccgctag
- the LOC120666657 gene encoding uncharacterized protein LOC120666657 translates to MNLLCWNCRGLGTDSTVGELRHLVKRYRPSLLFLSETKMRDTKVRKFMWSLGFHGCFAVSSEGKSGGLALFWVQECIVSLKHYSPNIIDVTIGSEANQLWRASFVYGELRSELRHNFWDLLRFVRSQWSGPWLCAGDFNEVLSSDEHLSRGERGEQQMRLFRDCLEDCELSDLGFSGPKYTWNNRQVGSDNVKVRLDRAVANGHFIQLFEDYHVENVITSTSDHYAILVSINRDSQYNDRSSFDNNFKYEAMWARAPDYNDIVEKKWKEDFEGPRNLQSFWSNLSRMATSLKHWSSRTFGSIRKEIKKLERQLAMLRSSSATPAFSVEERRIERKLCDLFECEEIMARQRSRVDWLQAGDRNTSFFHARASAKRKTNRISYLLREDGTRCEDREELKDEEIREALFQMGPTKAPGPDGFPALFYQRHWDFLQADICTAVRDFLQDMMKAYDRVEWKYLQGVLSKMGFADGWIQTVMKCVTKVRYAIRVNGELSEHFIPTRGLRQGDPISPYLFLLCAEGLSCLMKKKEAEVKEQANGLIFRNHHFSLVTNVRNKLRTELNHISMSVM, encoded by the exons ATGAATCTCTTATGTTGGAACTGTCGAGGTTTAGGGACGGACTCGACAGTTGGTGAGCTTCGTCATTTGGTGAAGCGATATCGTCCCTCCCTCCTGTTTTTATCGGAAACTAAAATGAGGGATACCAAAGTGAGGAAATTTATGTGGTCTCTGGGGTTCCATGGCTGTTTTGCAGTTAGTAGTGAAGGAAAAAGTGGAGGTTTGGCTTTATTTTGGGTTCAGGAATGTATAGTTTCTCTGAAGCATTATTCTCCAAATATTATAGATGTTACTATAGGTTCAGAAGCAAATCAATTATGGAGAGCTTCTTTTGTCTATGGTGAGCTGAGGTCTGAATTGCGCCATAATTTTTGGGATCTTTTGCGCTTTGTTCGTTCCCAGTGGTCTGGACCTTGGCTCTGTGCCGGGGATTTTAATGAAGTCCTGAGCAGCGATGAACATCTGAGCAGAGGGGAAAGAGGGGAGCAGCAAATGAGGTTATTTAGGGATTGCCTTGAAGACTGTGAATTATCTGATTTAGGCTTTTCTGGGCCAAAGTACACCTGGAATAATAGGCAGGTTGGAAGTGACAATGTGAAAGTACGCTTAGACAGAGCAGTGGCAAATGGTCATTTTATCCAACTCTTTGAAGATTATCATGTTGAAAATGTCATCACATCAACTTCAGATCATTATGCCATTCTTGTATCAATTAATCGAGATTCTCAGTATAATGATAGGAGTTCCTTTGATAACAATTTCAAATATGAAGCAATGTGGGCAAGAGCACCAGATTATAATGATATTGTTGAAAAGAAATGGAAAGAGGATTTTGAGGGGCCTAGAAATCTCCAATCATTTTGGTCAAACCTAAGCAGAATGGCGACCTCTTTAAAACACTGGAGCTCAAGAACTTTTGGGTCTATCCGGaaggaaataaaaaaacttGAACGACAGTTGGCGATGCTTCGTTCCTCAAGTGCCACACCAGCTTTTTCAGTTGAAGAGAGGAGAATTGAACGAAAGCTATGTGACTTATTTGAATGTGAAGAAATTATGGCTCGCCAACGTTCTAGAGTGGATTGGCTCCAAGCGGGTGACCGAAACACTTCATTTTTTCATGCCAGAGCCTCTGCCAAAAGAAAAACTAATAGAATTTCATATCTATTGAGAGAAGATGGTACAAGGTGTGAAGACAGAGAGGAGCTTAAAG ATGAGGAGATACGTGAAGCTCTGTTCCAGATGGGACCGACCAAGGCGCCTGGTCCTGATGGCTTCCCGGCGTTGTTTTACCAACGCCATTGGGATTTTTTACAGGCTGATATCTGCACAGCTGTTAGGGATTTTCTACAAG ATATGATGAAGGCTTATGACCGGGTCGAATGGAAATATCTTCAGGGAGTTTTAAGTAAGATGGGTTTTGCTGATGGATGGATCCAAACTGTAATGAAATGTGTGACAAAGGTGCGATATGCTATACGAGTTAATGGTGAACTCTCAGAGCATTTTATTCCAACAAGGGGATTGAGGCAAGGAGATCCCATCAGTCCATACCTTTTTCTCTTATGTGCGGAAGGCCTATCTTGCTTAATGAAGAAAAAAGAAGCTGAAG TGAAGGAACAGGCCAACGGATTAATTTTCAGAAATCATCACTTTTCTTTGGTGACAAATGTCCGGAACAAGTTAAGGACAGAGTTAAATCATATATCAATGTCCGTAATGTAG